A genomic region of Zalophus californianus isolate mZalCal1 chromosome 11, mZalCal1.pri.v2, whole genome shotgun sequence contains the following coding sequences:
- the MTA2 gene encoding metastasis-associated protein MTA2 isoform X1, translating into MAANMYRVGDYVYFENSSSNPYLVRRIEELNKTANGNVEAKVVCLFRRRDISSSLNSLADSNAREFEEESKQPGVSEQQRHQLKHRELFLSRQFESLPATHIRGKCSVTLLNETDILSQYLEKEDCFFYSLVFDPVQKTLLADQGEIRVGCKYQAEIPDRLAEGESDNRNQQKMEMKVWDPDNPLTDRQIDQFLVVARAVGTFARALDCSSSIRQPSLHMSAAAASRDITLFHAMDTLQRNGYDLAKAMSTLVPQGGPVLCRDEMEEWSASEAMLFEEALEKYGKDFNDIRQDFLPWKSLASIVQFYYMWKTTDRYIQQKRLKAAEADSKLKQVYIPTYTKPNPNQIISVGSKPGMNGAGFQKGLTCESCHTTQSAQWYAWGPPNMQCRLCASCWIYWKKYGGLKTPTQLEGAARGTTEPHSRGHLSRPEAQSLSPYTTSANRAKLLAKNRQTFLLQTTKLTRLARRMCRDLLQPRRAARRPYAPINANAIKAECSIRLPKAAKTPLKIHPLVRLPLATIVKDLVAQAPLKPKTPRGTKTPINRNQLTQNRGLGGIMVKRAYETMAGAGVPFSANGRPLASGIRSSSQPAAKRQKLNPADAPNPVVFVATKDTRALRKALTHLEMRRAARRPNLPLKVKPPLIAVRPPVPLSAPSHPASTNEPIVLED; encoded by the exons ATGGCGGCCAACATGTACCGGGTGGGGG ATTACGtctattttgaaaattcttcTAGCAATCCTTACCTGGTTAGACGGATTGAGGAGCTCAACAAG ACTGCAAATGGAAACGTGGAGGCAAAGGTTGTGTGCCTTTTCCGGCGAAGGGACATTTCTAGTAGCCTCAACAGCCTGGCTGATAGCAATGCCA GGGAGTTTGAGGAGGAATCAAAGCAGCCCGGGGTGTCGGAGCAGCAGCGACATCAGCTGAAGCACCGGGAGCTTTTTCTTTCTCGGCAGTTTGAATCATTACCAGCCACCCACATACG GGGGAAATGCAGTGTGACCCTCTTGAATGAGACTGACATCTTGAGCCAGTACTTGGAAAAGGAG GACTGTTTTTTTTACTCACTGGTGTTTGACCCTGTGCAGAAGACACTTCTAGCTGATCAGGGGGAGATCAGAGTTGGTTGCAAATACCAAGCTGAGATCCCAGATCGCCTGGCAGAGG GAGAATCTGATAATCGGAACCAACAGAAGATGGAGATGAAGGTCTGGGACCCAGACAACCCTCTCACAGACCGGCAGATTGATCAGTTTCTCGTGGTGGCCCG AGCTGTGGGCACCTTTGCAAGAGCCCTAGATTGCAGCAGCTCCATTCGGCAGCCAAGCCTGCACATGAGCGCAGCCGCCGCCTCCCGAGATATCACCCTG TTCCATGCCATGGATACGCTGCAGAGGAACGGCTATGACTTGGCTAAAGCCATGTCGACCCTGGTGCCCCAGGGGGGCCCGGTGCTATGTCGGGATGAGATGGAGGAGTGGTCTGCCTCAGAGGCCATGCTGTTTGAGGAGGCCCTGGAGAAGTATGGGAAGGATTTCAATGATATTCGCCAGGACTTT CTGCCTTGGAAGTCACTCGCCAGCATAGTCCAGTTTTATTACATGTGGAAAACCACAGACCGCTATATTCAGCAG aAAAGATTGAAAGCTGCTGAGGCAGACAGCAAACTAAAACAAGTCTATATCCCTACCTA TACTAAGCCAAATCCTAACCAGATCATCTCTGTGGGCTCGAAACCTGGCATGAACGGGGCTGGATTCCAGAAGGGCCTGACTTGTGAGAGCTGCCACA CCACACAGTCTGCTCAGTGGTATGCCTGGGGCCCACCCAACATGCAGTGCCGCCTCTGTGCTTCCTGTTGGATCTACTGGAAGAAGTATGGGGGACTGAAGACCCCGACCCAGCTTGAGGGGGCTGCTCGGGGCACAACA GAGCCACACTCGAGGGGTCATTTGTCTAGACCTGAAGCCCAAAGTCTCTCCCCCTATACGACCAGCGCCAACCGGGCCAAGCTGCTGGCTAAGAACAGGCAAACATTCCTGCTCCAGACCACAAAGCTGACCCGTCTGGCCAGACGCATGTGCAGGGACCTGTTACAGCCGAGGAGGGCTGCCCGACGACCCTATGCCCCTATCAATGCCAATGCCATCAAGGCGGAGT GCTCCATTCGACTTCCTAAGGCTGCGAAGACTCCATTGAAGATTCACCCTCTGGTGCGGCTGCCGCTGGCAACCATCGTCAAAGATCTGG TGGCCCAGGCGCCTCTGAAACCAAAAACACCTCGGGGTACCAAGACACCGATCAACAGAAACCAGCTGACCCAGAACCGGGGTCTGGGGGGCATTATGGTGAAACGGGCCTATGAAACT atggCAGGAGCAGGGGTTCCCTTCTCTGCCAATGGAAGGCCTCTGGCCTCAGGGATTCGTTCAAGCTCACAGCCAGCAGCCAAGCGTCAGAAACTAAACCCAGCTGATGCCCCCAATCCTGTGGTGTTTGTGGCCACAAAGGATACCAG GGCCCTGCGGAAGGCTCTGACCCATCTGGAAATGCGGCGAGCTGCCCGCCGGCCCAACTTGCCCCTGAAGGTGAAGCCACCACTGATTGCAGTGCGGCCCCCAGTCCCACTGTCTGCACCCTCACATCCTGCCAGCACCAATGAGCCCATTGTCCTGGAGGATTGA
- the MTA2 gene encoding metastasis-associated protein MTA2 isoform X2, translating to MAANMYRVGDYVYFENSSSNPYLVRRIEELNKTANGNVEAKVVCLFRRRDISSSLNSLADSNAREFEEESKQPGVSEQQRHQLKHRELFLSRQFESLPATHIRGKCSVTLLNETDILSQYLEKEKTLLADQGEIRVGCKYQAEIPDRLAEGESDNRNQQKMEMKVWDPDNPLTDRQIDQFLVVARAVGTFARALDCSSSIRQPSLHMSAAAASRDITLFHAMDTLQRNGYDLAKAMSTLVPQGGPVLCRDEMEEWSASEAMLFEEALEKYGKDFNDIRQDFLPWKSLASIVQFYYMWKTTDRYIQQKRLKAAEADSKLKQVYIPTYTKPNPNQIISVGSKPGMNGAGFQKGLTCESCHTTQSAQWYAWGPPNMQCRLCASCWIYWKKYGGLKTPTQLEGAARGTTEPHSRGHLSRPEAQSLSPYTTSANRAKLLAKNRQTFLLQTTKLTRLARRMCRDLLQPRRAARRPYAPINANAIKAECSIRLPKAAKTPLKIHPLVRLPLATIVKDLVAQAPLKPKTPRGTKTPINRNQLTQNRGLGGIMVKRAYETMAGAGVPFSANGRPLASGIRSSSQPAAKRQKLNPADAPNPVVFVATKDTRALRKALTHLEMRRAARRPNLPLKVKPPLIAVRPPVPLSAPSHPASTNEPIVLED from the exons ATGGCGGCCAACATGTACCGGGTGGGGG ATTACGtctattttgaaaattcttcTAGCAATCCTTACCTGGTTAGACGGATTGAGGAGCTCAACAAG ACTGCAAATGGAAACGTGGAGGCAAAGGTTGTGTGCCTTTTCCGGCGAAGGGACATTTCTAGTAGCCTCAACAGCCTGGCTGATAGCAATGCCA GGGAGTTTGAGGAGGAATCAAAGCAGCCCGGGGTGTCGGAGCAGCAGCGACATCAGCTGAAGCACCGGGAGCTTTTTCTTTCTCGGCAGTTTGAATCATTACCAGCCACCCACATACG GGGGAAATGCAGTGTGACCCTCTTGAATGAGACTGACATCTTGAGCCAGTACTTGGAAAAGGAG AAGACACTTCTAGCTGATCAGGGGGAGATCAGAGTTGGTTGCAAATACCAAGCTGAGATCCCAGATCGCCTGGCAGAGG GAGAATCTGATAATCGGAACCAACAGAAGATGGAGATGAAGGTCTGGGACCCAGACAACCCTCTCACAGACCGGCAGATTGATCAGTTTCTCGTGGTGGCCCG AGCTGTGGGCACCTTTGCAAGAGCCCTAGATTGCAGCAGCTCCATTCGGCAGCCAAGCCTGCACATGAGCGCAGCCGCCGCCTCCCGAGATATCACCCTG TTCCATGCCATGGATACGCTGCAGAGGAACGGCTATGACTTGGCTAAAGCCATGTCGACCCTGGTGCCCCAGGGGGGCCCGGTGCTATGTCGGGATGAGATGGAGGAGTGGTCTGCCTCAGAGGCCATGCTGTTTGAGGAGGCCCTGGAGAAGTATGGGAAGGATTTCAATGATATTCGCCAGGACTTT CTGCCTTGGAAGTCACTCGCCAGCATAGTCCAGTTTTATTACATGTGGAAAACCACAGACCGCTATATTCAGCAG aAAAGATTGAAAGCTGCTGAGGCAGACAGCAAACTAAAACAAGTCTATATCCCTACCTA TACTAAGCCAAATCCTAACCAGATCATCTCTGTGGGCTCGAAACCTGGCATGAACGGGGCTGGATTCCAGAAGGGCCTGACTTGTGAGAGCTGCCACA CCACACAGTCTGCTCAGTGGTATGCCTGGGGCCCACCCAACATGCAGTGCCGCCTCTGTGCTTCCTGTTGGATCTACTGGAAGAAGTATGGGGGACTGAAGACCCCGACCCAGCTTGAGGGGGCTGCTCGGGGCACAACA GAGCCACACTCGAGGGGTCATTTGTCTAGACCTGAAGCCCAAAGTCTCTCCCCCTATACGACCAGCGCCAACCGGGCCAAGCTGCTGGCTAAGAACAGGCAAACATTCCTGCTCCAGACCACAAAGCTGACCCGTCTGGCCAGACGCATGTGCAGGGACCTGTTACAGCCGAGGAGGGCTGCCCGACGACCCTATGCCCCTATCAATGCCAATGCCATCAAGGCGGAGT GCTCCATTCGACTTCCTAAGGCTGCGAAGACTCCATTGAAGATTCACCCTCTGGTGCGGCTGCCGCTGGCAACCATCGTCAAAGATCTGG TGGCCCAGGCGCCTCTGAAACCAAAAACACCTCGGGGTACCAAGACACCGATCAACAGAAACCAGCTGACCCAGAACCGGGGTCTGGGGGGCATTATGGTGAAACGGGCCTATGAAACT atggCAGGAGCAGGGGTTCCCTTCTCTGCCAATGGAAGGCCTCTGGCCTCAGGGATTCGTTCAAGCTCACAGCCAGCAGCCAAGCGTCAGAAACTAAACCCAGCTGATGCCCCCAATCCTGTGGTGTTTGTGGCCACAAAGGATACCAG GGCCCTGCGGAAGGCTCTGACCCATCTGGAAATGCGGCGAGCTGCCCGCCGGCCCAACTTGCCCCTGAAGGTGAAGCCACCACTGATTGCAGTGCGGCCCCCAGTCCCACTGTCTGCACCCTCACATCCTGCCAGCACCAATGAGCCCATTGTCCTGGAGGATTGA
- the MTA2 gene encoding metastasis-associated protein MTA2 isoform X3: protein MEMKVWDPDNPLTDRQIDQFLVVARAVGTFARALDCSSSIRQPSLHMSAAAASRDITLFHAMDTLQRNGYDLAKAMSTLVPQGGPVLCRDEMEEWSASEAMLFEEALEKYGKDFNDIRQDFLPWKSLASIVQFYYMWKTTDRYIQQKRLKAAEADSKLKQVYIPTYTKPNPNQIISVGSKPGMNGAGFQKGLTCESCHTTQSAQWYAWGPPNMQCRLCASCWIYWKKYGGLKTPTQLEGAARGTTEPHSRGHLSRPEAQSLSPYTTSANRAKLLAKNRQTFLLQTTKLTRLARRMCRDLLQPRRAARRPYAPINANAIKAECSIRLPKAAKTPLKIHPLVRLPLATIVKDLVAQAPLKPKTPRGTKTPINRNQLTQNRGLGGIMVKRAYETMAGAGVPFSANGRPLASGIRSSSQPAAKRQKLNPADAPNPVVFVATKDTRALRKALTHLEMRRAARRPNLPLKVKPPLIAVRPPVPLSAPSHPASTNEPIVLED, encoded by the exons ATGGAGATGAAGGTCTGGGACCCAGACAACCCTCTCACAGACCGGCAGATTGATCAGTTTCTCGTGGTGGCCCG AGCTGTGGGCACCTTTGCAAGAGCCCTAGATTGCAGCAGCTCCATTCGGCAGCCAAGCCTGCACATGAGCGCAGCCGCCGCCTCCCGAGATATCACCCTG TTCCATGCCATGGATACGCTGCAGAGGAACGGCTATGACTTGGCTAAAGCCATGTCGACCCTGGTGCCCCAGGGGGGCCCGGTGCTATGTCGGGATGAGATGGAGGAGTGGTCTGCCTCAGAGGCCATGCTGTTTGAGGAGGCCCTGGAGAAGTATGGGAAGGATTTCAATGATATTCGCCAGGACTTT CTGCCTTGGAAGTCACTCGCCAGCATAGTCCAGTTTTATTACATGTGGAAAACCACAGACCGCTATATTCAGCAG aAAAGATTGAAAGCTGCTGAGGCAGACAGCAAACTAAAACAAGTCTATATCCCTACCTA TACTAAGCCAAATCCTAACCAGATCATCTCTGTGGGCTCGAAACCTGGCATGAACGGGGCTGGATTCCAGAAGGGCCTGACTTGTGAGAGCTGCCACA CCACACAGTCTGCTCAGTGGTATGCCTGGGGCCCACCCAACATGCAGTGCCGCCTCTGTGCTTCCTGTTGGATCTACTGGAAGAAGTATGGGGGACTGAAGACCCCGACCCAGCTTGAGGGGGCTGCTCGGGGCACAACA GAGCCACACTCGAGGGGTCATTTGTCTAGACCTGAAGCCCAAAGTCTCTCCCCCTATACGACCAGCGCCAACCGGGCCAAGCTGCTGGCTAAGAACAGGCAAACATTCCTGCTCCAGACCACAAAGCTGACCCGTCTGGCCAGACGCATGTGCAGGGACCTGTTACAGCCGAGGAGGGCTGCCCGACGACCCTATGCCCCTATCAATGCCAATGCCATCAAGGCGGAGT GCTCCATTCGACTTCCTAAGGCTGCGAAGACTCCATTGAAGATTCACCCTCTGGTGCGGCTGCCGCTGGCAACCATCGTCAAAGATCTGG TGGCCCAGGCGCCTCTGAAACCAAAAACACCTCGGGGTACCAAGACACCGATCAACAGAAACCAGCTGACCCAGAACCGGGGTCTGGGGGGCATTATGGTGAAACGGGCCTATGAAACT atggCAGGAGCAGGGGTTCCCTTCTCTGCCAATGGAAGGCCTCTGGCCTCAGGGATTCGTTCAAGCTCACAGCCAGCAGCCAAGCGTCAGAAACTAAACCCAGCTGATGCCCCCAATCCTGTGGTGTTTGTGGCCACAAAGGATACCAG GGCCCTGCGGAAGGCTCTGACCCATCTGGAAATGCGGCGAGCTGCCCGCCGGCCCAACTTGCCCCTGAAGGTGAAGCCACCACTGATTGCAGTGCGGCCCCCAGTCCCACTGTCTGCACCCTCACATCCTGCCAGCACCAATGAGCCCATTGTCCTGGAGGATTGA